The Pseudomonas moraviensis genome contains the following window.
TTGGGGTCATCCCGATGGCTCTTTACCAAAAATACCGTAACCCCAGATTCACACCGTAAGGCTGCTCAATATGCTCCCCTTTGGCATAGTCCAGATCGACATGCACCTGCCACCGCTCGGACATCGCCACAGCCATCCCTGCCCCAAACTCCGCCCGGGAGCCTGACAAATCGTTGTTGAACACGTTGTTGTTGACCTTCACTTCGTTGTTCGAAGCGAACTCGTGAGCAATCGCCGCACGTACATAAGGCTGGGCAACAGCACCGTCGGCGAAACCGAAGTTTCGCCCCACCGTGGCCCCGGCCTTGCCGAGCAGTGAGCGCATGCGATCGCCGTCGGCGTCCATGTCGTTGTCCAGCGTGTAGTGTTGGCCCTGGATCTGCACGGCCGACAGTTGCGCGAACGGTTCGACGAAGTAGTTGTCGGCCAGTTTGATATGCCGACCGAACTCGGCGGAACCGCCTACACCCCAGTTGTCGTAATCGCCTTTGGTGCGGCTGCCATCGCTCAGGTTGACTTTGGACTCGTTACGAAACCGGTTGAACTTGAGCACGCCGTCGAAGTAGTAACCGGTGTCACTGTCGAGCCACGTGACATAGGGACCGACGTAGTAACTTTTCACCGTACCCGAGGTTCCGCGATTCAGATCCAGATCGGATTCGCTCGTGCCGGCGAGCACCCCGACCAGCACCTGGCTTTCGCCCACCCGCGCATCGGCGCCGAGGGAGAATCCCTGTTGTGTTTGCTGATAACCGACACCTGACCCATCAGCGACGTCGTGTCTGTTGCTGTAAACACGACTCCACCCTCCGCCCTCGCCACCGTTCAAACGCAACTCACCCATACGGCTGCGCAACGACGACAGCTCGCCATACCAGACGGTTGGCGCAGTGTTGAACAAGGCGAGTACCGAGCGCGCGCCAGGACTGATGACTTCGGTGGTCGGGTCGAGAAACCACTCCTTCGCTCCCCCCCCGATTTCCCGGCTGGCCAGAGCGTAAGACCAGGTGCCGACGTCAACCCTCTGCTCGCCGGCCAGAGCAAAATTCGCAGCGTCGGTGGTGCCGGTACGTACCAGCGTCAACTGCTGCGGCGAGGCCGCATTCAGACCAGAGGCCGCGACAGCCAGGGCGAAGTCGCCCGAGGAAGCCCCGGCGACATTGAGAAAGTCATGCTCACCGCTGGCGAAATCGCCCTTCATCGCAAAGGTCCCATTGCCGGAAAGTGAGCCGACATTGAGCGTGTAATACGTACCGGGGGCGTCCTGGGCGCCAAAGGTGACAGTGCCACCGTTCATGCCCAGTGC
Protein-coding sequences here:
- a CDS encoding autotransporter outer membrane beta-barrel domain-containing protein, which produces MGICTVLYPLKASKTKLAWFALAPVLSSSPLAFALTSIEAGQTLTIDSSTEQDNYRARDGGVLNANAANTYEVLITTGSQLNVVGGTYAGRSGNAGITLINARADVSDAIVTGTRMGMSIARATGTTTGSTAVISGSRITGQTSGIETGGGADIQLTDTHLTGTGANSFGLNSFGAEVRAKGGSMTGGMNGIRLRPDGEGIGNGANVSLDNVEVRGVAGAAILANGGVVAQINVLNFTRLLAGNGVLLDVQGASTATMTVADSTLEGNINVTDNSLANLTFNHGHMVGDVIVDGSSTAGVTLENHSQFTGRLDQVDSVNVNSNSNWTLTGNDSIGALGMNGGTVTFGAQDAPGTYYTLNVGSLSGNGTFAMKGDFASGEHDFLNVAGASSGDFALAVAASGLNAASPQQLTLVRTGTTDAANFALAGEQRVDVGTWSYALASREIGGGAKEWFLDPTTEVISPGARSVLALFNTAPTVWYGELSSLRSRMGELRLNGGEGGGWSRVYSNRHDVADGSGVGYQQTQQGFSLGADARVGESQVLVGVLAGTSESDLDLNRGTSGTVKSYYVGPYVTWLDSDTGYYFDGVLKFNRFRNESKVNLSDGSRTKGDYDNWGVGGSAEFGRHIKLADNYFVEPFAQLSAVQIQGQHYTLDNDMDADGDRMRSLLGKAGATVGRNFGFADGAVAQPYVRAAIAHEFASNNEVKVNNNVFNNDLSGSRAEFGAGMAVAMSERWQVHVDLDYAKGEHIEQPYGVNLGLRYFW